Proteins encoded by one window of Lycium barbarum isolate Lr01 chromosome 11, ASM1917538v2, whole genome shotgun sequence:
- the LOC132616479 gene encoding eukaryotic translation initiation factor 5-like isoform X2 has protein sequence MPRMITKIEGRGNGIKTNVVNMVDIAKALARPPSYTTKYFGNELGAQSKFDEKTGTALVNGAHETPKLAGLLENFIKKYVQCYGCGNPETEVLITKTQMIQLKCAACGFISDVDMRDKLTTFILKNPPEAKKSSKDKKAMRRAEKERLKEGEAADEELKKLKKETKKKVSSKDASTKPSSKKKHGGSDEDRASPPRNHVNVKEAEFEEDDDDDIQWQTDTSLEAAQQRIQEQLNAATAEMVMLSTVESEKKKSKATTQTPSPKAASVTPENSKTENGETNHERLVREVKANLKKGVTSSKLQSFLGSLSGSPQEVITALYEVLLDGVEKGFAKEVLKKKSYLAAVAQDEESQLRLLRAIEEFCGKSNSVALKEVALVLKALYDADVFEEEYIVEWYNKGVAANKDSKIWKNLKPFIEWLQSAESESEEE, from the coding sequence ATGCCCAGGATGATTACCAAGATAGAGGGCCGTGGGAATGGCATCAAGACAAATGTGGTGAATATGGTTGATATTGCCAAAGCGTTAGCAAGGCCTCCATCCTATACAACAAAATATTTTGGTAATGAGCTTGGGGCTCAGTCAAAATTTGATGAAAAAACTGGAACTGCCCTTGTCAATGGAGCTCATGAAACTCCCAAACTTGCCGGTCTTCTTGAGAACTTCATTAAGAAATACGTTCAGTGCTATGGTTGCGGAAACCCTGAAACAGAGGTCTTAATAACCAAAACTCAGATGATCCAACTAAAATGTGCTGCATGTGGTTTCATTTCTGATGTGGACATGAGGGACAAGCTGACAACTTTTATACTTAAGAACCCACCTGAGGCAAAGAAGAGCTCCAAGGACAAGAAAGCAATGAGAAGAGCTGAGAAGGAGCGACTAAAGGAAGGTGAGGCTGCTGATGAAGAGCTAAAGAAGCTGaagaaagaaacaaagaaaaaggtTTCCTCCAAAGATGCTAGCACAAAGCCTAGTTCTAAAAAGAAACATGGTGGCTCCGATGAGGATCGTGCTTCACCACCTAGGAACCATGTTAATGTGAAAGAAGCGGAGTTTGAAGAAGATGACGATGATGACATCCAGTGGCAAACTGATACATCACTAGAAGCTGCTCAGCAGCGTATACAAGAACAGCTAAATGCTGCGACTGCTGAAATGGTTATGCTGTCCACAGTTGAGTCAGAGAAGAAGAAATCCAAGGCAACTACTCAAACCCCAAGTCCTAAAGCTGCGTCTGTGACACCTGAGAATTCCAAGACCGAGAATGGAGAGACAAATCATGAGAGGCTCGTTAGGGAAGTGAAAGCAAATCTAAAAAAGGGAGTTACATCCAGCAAATTACAATCCTTTTTGGGTTCACTCTCTGGGTCTCCTCAGGAAGTTATTACTGCTTTGTACGAGGTACTCTTGGATGGCGTTGAGAAGGGATTTGCCAAGGAGGTTCTTAAGAAGAAAAGCTACCTTGCTGCTGTTGCTCAAGACGAGGAGTCTCAACTACGATTGCTTCGAGCTATAGAAGAATTTTGTGGGAAATCTAACTCAGTTGCACTGAAGGAAGTGGCTCTGGTTTTGAAAGCTTTGTATGATGCCGATGTGTTCGAGGAGGAATATATAGTAGAGTGGTACAACAAGGGCGTTGCTGCGAACAAGGACTCCAAAATTTGGAAGAATCTCAAACCATTCATCGAGTGGCTACAAAGCGCTGAATCCGAGTCCGAAGAGGAATGA
- the LOC132616479 gene encoding eukaryotic translation initiation factor 5-like isoform X1, whose amino-acid sequence MALQNIGAGNSDDAFYRYKMPRMITKIEGRGNGIKTNVVNMVDIAKALARPPSYTTKYFGNELGAQSKFDEKTGTALVNGAHETPKLAGLLENFIKKYVQCYGCGNPETEVLITKTQMIQLKCAACGFISDVDMRDKLTTFILKNPPEAKKSSKDKKAMRRAEKERLKEGEAADEELKKLKKETKKKVSSKDASTKPSSKKKHGGSDEDRASPPRNHVNVKEAEFEEDDDDDIQWQTDTSLEAAQQRIQEQLNAATAEMVMLSTVESEKKKSKATTQTPSPKAASVTPENSKTENGETNHERLVREVKANLKKGVTSSKLQSFLGSLSGSPQEVITALYEVLLDGVEKGFAKEVLKKKSYLAAVAQDEESQLRLLRAIEEFCGKSNSVALKEVALVLKALYDADVFEEEYIVEWYNKGVAANKDSKIWKNLKPFIEWLQSAESESEEE is encoded by the coding sequence ATGGCTTTGCAGAACATTGGTGCTGGCAACAGTGATGATGCCTTCTACAGGTATAAGATGCCCAGGATGATTACCAAGATAGAGGGCCGTGGGAATGGCATCAAGACAAATGTGGTGAATATGGTTGATATTGCCAAAGCGTTAGCAAGGCCTCCATCCTATACAACAAAATATTTTGGTAATGAGCTTGGGGCTCAGTCAAAATTTGATGAAAAAACTGGAACTGCCCTTGTCAATGGAGCTCATGAAACTCCCAAACTTGCCGGTCTTCTTGAGAACTTCATTAAGAAATACGTTCAGTGCTATGGTTGCGGAAACCCTGAAACAGAGGTCTTAATAACCAAAACTCAGATGATCCAACTAAAATGTGCTGCATGTGGTTTCATTTCTGATGTGGACATGAGGGACAAGCTGACAACTTTTATACTTAAGAACCCACCTGAGGCAAAGAAGAGCTCCAAGGACAAGAAAGCAATGAGAAGAGCTGAGAAGGAGCGACTAAAGGAAGGTGAGGCTGCTGATGAAGAGCTAAAGAAGCTGaagaaagaaacaaagaaaaaggtTTCCTCCAAAGATGCTAGCACAAAGCCTAGTTCTAAAAAGAAACATGGTGGCTCCGATGAGGATCGTGCTTCACCACCTAGGAACCATGTTAATGTGAAAGAAGCGGAGTTTGAAGAAGATGACGATGATGACATCCAGTGGCAAACTGATACATCACTAGAAGCTGCTCAGCAGCGTATACAAGAACAGCTAAATGCTGCGACTGCTGAAATGGTTATGCTGTCCACAGTTGAGTCAGAGAAGAAGAAATCCAAGGCAACTACTCAAACCCCAAGTCCTAAAGCTGCGTCTGTGACACCTGAGAATTCCAAGACCGAGAATGGAGAGACAAATCATGAGAGGCTCGTTAGGGAAGTGAAAGCAAATCTAAAAAAGGGAGTTACATCCAGCAAATTACAATCCTTTTTGGGTTCACTCTCTGGGTCTCCTCAGGAAGTTATTACTGCTTTGTACGAGGTACTCTTGGATGGCGTTGAGAAGGGATTTGCCAAGGAGGTTCTTAAGAAGAAAAGCTACCTTGCTGCTGTTGCTCAAGACGAGGAGTCTCAACTACGATTGCTTCGAGCTATAGAAGAATTTTGTGGGAAATCTAACTCAGTTGCACTGAAGGAAGTGGCTCTGGTTTTGAAAGCTTTGTATGATGCCGATGTGTTCGAGGAGGAATATATAGTAGAGTGGTACAACAAGGGCGTTGCTGCGAACAAGGACTCCAAAATTTGGAAGAATCTCAAACCATTCATCGAGTGGCTACAAAGCGCTGAATCCGAGTCCGAAGAGGAATGA
- the LOC132619212 gene encoding eukaryotic translation initiation factor 5-like — protein sequence MALQNIGAGNSDDAFYRYKMPRMITKIEGRGNGIKTNVVNMVDIAKALARPPSYTTKFFGNELGAQSKFDEKTGTALVNGAHETPKLAGLLENFIKKYVQCYGCGNPETEVLITKNQMIQLKCAACGFISNVDMRDKLTTFILKNPPEAKKGSKDKKAMRRAEKERLKEGEAADEELKKLKKETKKKVSSKDASTKTSSKKKHGGSDEEHASPPRSHVNVKEEDEEDDDDDIQWQTDTSLEAAQQRIQEQLNAATAEMVMLSTVESEKKKSKAATQSLSPKAATPVTPENSKTENGETNHERLVREVKANLKKGVTSSKLQSFLGSLSGSPQEVITALYEALLDGVEKGFAKEVLKKKSYLAAVAQDEESQLRLLRAIEAFCGKSNSVALKEVALVLKALYDADLLEEEYIVQWYNKGVAANKDSKIWKNVKPFVEWLQSAESESEEE from the coding sequence ATGGCTTTGCAGAATATAGGCGCTGGCAACAGTGATGATGCCTTCTACAGGTATAAGATGCCCAGGATGATTACCAAGATAGAGGGCCGTGGGAATGGCATCAAGACAAATGTGGTGAACATGGTTGATATTGCCAAAGCATTAGCAAGGCCCCCATCCTATACAACAAAATTTTTTGGAAATGAGCTTGGGGCTCAGTCGAAATTTGATGAGAAAACTGGAACTGCCCTTGTCAATGGAGCTCATGAAACTCCCAAACTTGCTGGTCTTCTTGAGAACTTTATTAAGAAATATGTTCAGTGCTATGGTTGTGGCAACCCTGAAACAGAGGTCTTAATAACCAAAAATCAGATGATCCAACTAAAATGTGCTGCATGTGGTTTCATTTCTAATGTGGACATGAGGGACAAGCTGACAACATTTATACTTAAGAACCCGCCTGAGGCGAAGAAGGGCTCCAAGGACAAGAAAGCTATGAGAAGAGCTGAGAAGGAGCGGCTGAAGGAAGGTGAGGCTGCTGATGAAGAGCTGAAGAAGCTGaagaaagaaacaaagaaaaaggtTTCCTCTAAAGATGCTAGCACAAAAACTAGCTCTAAAAAGAAACATGGTGGTTCTGATGAGGAGCATGCCTCACCACCTAGGAGCCATGTTAATGTGAAAGAAGAGGATGAGgaagacgatgatgatgacatcCAGTGGCAGACTGATACATCGCTTGAAGCTGCTCAGCAGCGTATACAAGAACAGCTAAATGCTGCGACTGCTGAAATGGTTATGCTGTCCACAGTTGAGTCAGAGAAGAAGAAGTCAAAGGCAGCTACTCAATCCCTAAGTCCTAAAGCTGCTACTCCTGTGACACCTGAGAATTCCAAGACCGAGAATGGAGAGACAAACCATGAGAGACTCGTTAGGGAAGTGAAAGCAAATCTAAAGAAGGGAGTTACTTCCAGCAAATTACAATCCTTTTTGGGTTCACTCTCTGGGTCTCCTCAGGAAGTTATTACTGCTTTGTACGAGGCACTCTTGGATGGCGTTGAAAAGGGATTTGCCAAGGAGGTTCTTAAGAAGAAAAGCTACCTTGCTGCTGTTGCTCAAGACGAGGAGTCTCAACTACGATTGCTTAGAGCTATAGAAGCTTTTTGTGGGAAGTCTAACTCAGTTGCACTGAAGGAAGTGGCTCTGGTTTTGAAAGCTTTGTATGATGCGGATTTGTTGGAAGAGGAATATATAGTACAGTGGTACAACAAGGGTGTTGCTGCGAACAAGGACTCGAAAATTTGGAAGAATGTCAAACCATTTGTTGAATGGCTACAAAGTGCTGAGTCGGAGTCCGAGGAGGAATAA